Proteins encoded within one genomic window of Hemitrygon akajei chromosome 13, sHemAka1.3, whole genome shotgun sequence:
- the LOC140737784 gene encoding granzyme K-like isoform X1 gives MASLQLHFRNGSFVPYCGGALIRPNWVLTAAHCKITIALGQDLLAVLGIHSLSKIERSQQRLRIIRQIPITKFNNLTMKDDIMLLQLETDAKINQYVNVLNLPKGGITDMKSGTTCTVAGWGKTKINNYSDTLQEVEVKVIDRRTCNSMDYYNHRPEITQDMICVGDSKGRGDSCQGDSGGPLICNKMYTGIVSFGKGCAIAKKPGVYTLLTKRYIDWIRDTIG, from the exons ATGGCCTCTCTCCAACTGCATTTCAGGAACGGTTCGTTTGTTCCCTATTGCGGAGGTGCTTTGATCAGACCAAACTGGGTACTAACTGCAGCACACTGTAAAAT AACAATTGCATTAGGCCAGGATCTTCTAGCAGTTCTTGGAATACATTCTCTTTCAAAGATTGAGAGAAGTCAACAAAGACTGCGCATCATCAGACAGATTCCCATTACAAAATTCAACAATCTGACTATGAAAGATGATATCATGCTGCTGCAA CTCGAGACTGATGCAAAAATCAACCAGTATGTGAATGTGCTCAACCTTCCCAAAGGAGGAATCACCGACATGAAATCTGGAACAACATGCACCGTGGCAGGATggggaaaaacaaaaataaacaattacTCTGACACACTTCAAGAGGTGGAGGTCAAGGTAATTGATCGCCGAACATGCAACAGTATGGATTATTACAATCATAGGCCTGAAATAACCCAGGACATGATCTGTGTTGGTGACAGcaagggcagaggagattcatgtcAG GGTGATTCAGGTGGCCCTTTGATATGCAACAAAATGTACACTGGGATCGTGTCCTTTGGCAAAGGATGTGCAATTGCCAAAAAGCCTGGGGTGTACACTTTACTAACAAAGAGATACATTGATTGGATTCGGGATACAATTGGTTGA
- the LOC140737784 gene encoding granzyme K-like isoform X2, translating into MASLQLHFRNGSFVPYCGGALIRPNWVLTAAHCKITIALGQDLLAVLGIHSLSKIERSQQRLRIIRQIPITKFNNLTMKDDIMLLQLETDAKINQYVNVLNLPKGGITDMKSGTTCTVAGWGKTKINNYSDTLQEVEVKGDSGGPLICNKMYTGIVSFGKGCAIAKKPGVYTLLTKRYIDWIRDTIG; encoded by the exons ATGGCCTCTCTCCAACTGCATTTCAGGAACGGTTCGTTTGTTCCCTATTGCGGAGGTGCTTTGATCAGACCAAACTGGGTACTAACTGCAGCACACTGTAAAAT AACAATTGCATTAGGCCAGGATCTTCTAGCAGTTCTTGGAATACATTCTCTTTCAAAGATTGAGAGAAGTCAACAAAGACTGCGCATCATCAGACAGATTCCCATTACAAAATTCAACAATCTGACTATGAAAGATGATATCATGCTGCTGCAA CTCGAGACTGATGCAAAAATCAACCAGTATGTGAATGTGCTCAACCTTCCCAAAGGAGGAATCACCGACATGAAATCTGGAACAACATGCACCGTGGCAGGATggggaaaaacaaaaataaacaattacTCTGACACACTTCAAGAGGTGGAGGTCAAG GGTGATTCAGGTGGCCCTTTGATATGCAACAAAATGTACACTGGGATCGTGTCCTTTGGCAAAGGATGTGCAATTGCCAAAAAGCCTGGGGTGTACACTTTACTAACAAAGAGATACATTGATTGGATTCGGGATACAATTGGTTGA